The following are encoded in a window of Massilia sp. R2A-15 genomic DNA:
- a CDS encoding Lrp/AsnC family transcriptional regulator, whose protein sequence is MKKHTLDATDRKILSLLQENSRMSNAELAEAIGMSATPCWRRHKELEDSGYIDGYVAMVNRRAAGLPLCCMLHVSLTRHTEGAVETFENAMLVRPEVMECYEVTGAFDYIVKLLVADMDAYHDFLHNVMVKLPGVSQVNTSVALREVKYETALPL, encoded by the coding sequence ATGAAAAAACATACCCTTGACGCGACGGACCGCAAGATCCTCTCCCTGCTGCAGGAGAACAGCCGCATGTCGAACGCGGAACTGGCCGAGGCGATCGGCATGTCGGCCACGCCGTGCTGGCGGCGCCACAAGGAGTTGGAGGACTCGGGCTACATCGACGGCTATGTGGCGATGGTGAACCGGCGCGCGGCCGGCCTGCCGCTGTGCTGCATGCTGCACGTGTCGCTGACGCGGCACACTGAGGGCGCGGTCGAGACGTTCGAGAACGCGATGCTGGTGCGGCCGGAAGTGATGGAGTGCTACGAGGTGACGGGGGCGTTCGACTACATCGTCAAGCTGCTGGTGGCGGACATGGACGCGTACCACGACTTCCTGCATAACGTGATGGTCAAGCTGCCGGGCGTGTCGCAGGTGAACACCAGCGTGGCGCTGCGCGAGGTGAAGTACGAGACGGCCTTGCCGCTCTGA